The window TAGTTAAAGCAGGATATAAAATACTGTGGTATGACCACATTTTACTTAAACAGCATAGACACGTGTATGTGTGTAACAGAAAAAGTGGTTAAGAATTTACTAAAAATCTACTTGTAGCAATTAACTCTGGTCATTGGGATCGGAGGTGTATTTAGTGGTTCTGTTTTATGGACcgttttctgagttttctaaatCCTCTGATGCACTTGGAATCAGGGAGCAAGAGGAAGGTGTGTGTTGCGCGGCACCACTCACGGTGCTGGGCTCTGAGCCCGGCGGGTGTGCAGGGCCATGCGGGAGGGGCGGCCGGCCGACTCCTCAAGGCCTGTTTTCCCGCCGCTCCTGGCGGTGCGCACGCACTGTTGGGAGAAGCTGGTGTAGGTGGTTGCTGATGGGCCTCCGCTGCGGGGGTGGCGCAACCGGCTCTTCCAGAAGGGGTGCAGCGGGTGGGACCCCGGGGTCGGCGCCTGTGTGTCAGCGTTCCTGCGGACTGGCGTGGGGGGGTTGGTTCGGAAATCGTCCTGTTCCGCACAGATTCTTGTGCTTGCTTTTCAGTGTGCTTTTGCAGAGAAAAAACTGATCGTGACTTTATAGGGCTTTTTCAATCTCTTACTTTTAGGTTAAAAATTTTGCAGTAATTTATCTCGTGGATATCACAGAAGTGCCTGACTTCAACAAGATGTACGAGCTGTACGACCCGTGTACTGTCATGTTTTTCTTCAGGTACGTTCTCTTAAAGCTCTCGCCTCAGTTGGATATTGTTGGTCCGGGATTTTGATGTAGTCCAGATGGCGTCATGTCCAATGGTATTTCTGTAATAAAGTTGGGTAACATGACTCAAAAAGAAGTTGTGAAGATTTAATTCGGAAAGAAATCACCATATGGCGTTGTTTCTACTTGTCAAAATTTCTGTGTATCGTTAGTAGAAAGGTTGGTAAACGGCAGTATTAAGCCTTAGACTTGCTCCGCTCCTGACAAgtgagggacgtctgggtgggTTGTATGTGTGTGCTGTATGGGGCGGGTTTGGCTTCATATCCCGTGCAACAGGTAGCGCCGTGCGAGTAGCTAAAAGCCTCATGGATGAGCTCAGTGTTCTGTTGCTCCGAGTTTGGGCCGGCTCAGTGGGTTTCCTCTCGGGGCCTCACGAGGCTGCAGTCACGGGCTGGGCCTTTTCGGGCCCGTCCGTCGGGGAAGAAGCCACTGGCTCATTGGGTCGTTGGTGGAATCCAGGTCCCTGGTCACAGGCTGGGGCCGTGGACTCCTGGCCTGCTGGCCGGCTGTGTGCCGGGCCCTCCCTGCTGCCTGAGGCCCTTCAGTCTGCACAGCCTGCACCATCTCTGCAGTTTCCTGTTCTGCTTCCCCGAGGCTGTGAACGGAATAGACCCATCAAATAATCCAGGATTATCTCCTTATTTTGAAGTCAGTTGATGAGTAATAGTTGGGGCATCTGCCAGTCTCCGGCGTCTGCACTGGGGGCTGGTGTCTCATCGCAGACAGGCCCGGGGATGAGGGCAGGAACTTCGCAGGCTTGAGTGTAGGGTTTCCCACTGTCTGCCCTCTGGCTCCAAAGAGTCACATCCTTTGGTTGTACAAAAGCAGGTATGCGTGAGGCTGCGTAGGCCGGTGGGCACGGCTTACCTGTGGCCCCAGCTCGGCCAGCACATCGTGGGACAGCACAGCACACAGGCCGGGCTTCTCAGGGGGACGTGAGGAGGAAGGGGCTGACTCCCCAGCCCTGGGAAGGTCTGCCCAGGCTTTCCTGCCTTTTCTGGGAAAGGCATGTGCAGCCAGGCCGTTTCCAGCCGACTGCAGCAGTAGCATTTTGGGGTTCTCCTGCCTCCTTTCTCTGCACCGTCATCCTCTGCAGGCCGAGTGCCCGTCCTGGTGCCCACGAAGACCCAGGAGGCGCGCTGCTCCTCACTCGCGACTGAACGTTCCGCCTAGGCTGCAGCACCAGGTCGTGGGGCCTCTTCTGTGTCCCCGTGCCCTTCTGCGTTGCAGCGTCTTCTGCCATCTGGAGGGGCCaagaatttcttctctttcagcaGCTCTAACCCCGCATAGTGGGTCGTCACCATCCACAGCAGGGAGAAAGCAGGTGGCTGCTCCAGGGCTCAGCAGCTCCTCAGGTGCACGTCCAGGCGCATCCCGATGACTTCTGCAGGACCATGTCCCCGAGGAACAGGGGCCCCTCCCCGGCGGtgtgctccttccttcctctggcaCCTGCACCGGCCTTGCTCCTCGAGTCCG is drawn from Mustela lutreola isolate mMusLut2 chromosome 11, mMusLut2.pri, whole genome shotgun sequence and contains these coding sequences:
- the TXNL4A gene encoding thioredoxin-like protein 4A isoform X2, coding for MSYMLPHLHNGWQVDQAILSEEDRVVVIRFGHDWDPTCMKMDEVLYSIAEKVKNFAVIYLVDITEVPDFNKMYELYDPCTVMFFFRPSARPGAHEDPGGALLLTRD